The nucleotide window GTGACAATTAGTGCTTTCGTTTTTTCTCTCTTCTCTCAACCAGACAAGTTAGTTGTCGCGACTGGTCAAGTTAATTGTCGTCTAATATGGCGCTTCGCAAGTTCCGATGCAAGGTTCAAATTGAAGTACTTATACCCATCCATAGAACCTAGCAAAGTTGACTTGGTGGACTACTAGGGGAAATTGATTGGGATCTATACTGGGAATATGTTTTGGTGGCAAAAATGAAGATGGGGTGTTAGCCACAAGTTGCTCAATATCGTCAAGCCACCAATATTGCCAATGCAATCCATGATCAACGCTATCGTCAAAAATTGCTTGCCATTCATTACAGGCATTCTCACAGATGATCTCTGACTGTGCATGACCTAACCATTGATGACAGTTTGAGCAGTATCCCGGACACGATTGCTCAGTCAACGCTAGAAATCGCAGTTGGCAATTAGGACATTTCGCCAGTAACTTCTGGTGTGGATGTCGCAGGCAAACATCATTATCAACCAGCAACCAAAGTAGGGGAGTATAGATTATGAGATCGTTATTGCGCCAATCTTGGTAACAGATTGGACACCAAGATTGGTAGGGCTGTAACAGACTAAAAGCAAATATTTCGCTAGCCCATCTCAAAAGACTCAACTGACATAAATCCTGTCGTCCTGTCAAGTCTTTAAGAGCCTGCACCAATCTCTGGGCTAATTCACCCCGAATTTCGTTCTCCTGAGTTAACGATCCACAACTACCAAATAATCGCTCAATCGTCTGACTATTAATCTGGAACCCCCTGTAGTACATCAGAGGAAACACTTCGCACAGCAGTAACTCCTTAGTTGTTAGACCATGGTACTGAGCCAAACGTGCAATATATCCAGTCAAACTTTCTACATGGAGCGTGCTAATACCAATTGGTTGGAGAGGAAATAGCTGACTTCGCCTCGGTATCAGAGGTTTTTCTAGATTCCAAAAGGTATCGATAGAGTAGCTGTTAACTTTCATGGGAGGTTACTCCTATTGGATCTCGCTTGGCTTGTCGCTGTCCTGGGCGAGGAGACGCAGAAGACCGATGCTGATTGGAAATATCGACCAATTCACTCTTGATAGCTCTCTCAGGAGACGTTTGTTTCTGCCAGCGCTTCTCACCAGATTCTGCTTCCTGCTGAATTTGTTTTCGCCTCGCTAAAGAATATTCATTTTGCTGTAAATGGTTTAGGAGTATTGTTTTTGCTCCCTCTGCTAATGCCATCCGCAACGCTTTGGTTAACCAAGCGTTCAAAATGCCAACGCAACCGATGGAATAGTCCAACAAATAGTCCTGGTGCTGCATCAAGTTCGGTTCTTCTAACAGCGGTAAATGTTCCTGAAACGTCTGAATCACCCGTCTGAACTCCTCTACATCTTCAGATTGTTCAGAAAAGTAACGCGCTAGGTGAATATCAGCGCTTCGCCGACTCACTTGCCCACTTAATGTGCAGCAATTCAACAAATCGTAGGTTCCAAACAAAACGTGAATGGTTTCAGTCAGGTTGGCAATTGATTTGAGCCAGTCCATTTGATGCAACATCTGTTTACCTCCTGCAACCATGACCAGGTGCTGAGCCTCGTCTATCATGAAGGCTTTGAGCCGATGGCGCTTCATAGATTGCTCCAAAATTCGGCGAAGGGTCTCTGGGTGCTTCCCCTGAAACCCTGGGTAATAGTAGGATGCACTCTTAGCTTGAACGTCAATATAATCGGTCTGAGATTGAAATGGGCTCAGGGCATCTAAAGCCCTCAGGTAGTAATCTTTGTAGCTGAATACTCCCTTCTCTGCTGGAACCGCCTCAATGGCAGCAACCTGAAGCTGATTAGGAACGTTGAGCATTGTGGGAAGAGCACTTTCCAAGAGTAGTTTTTCAGTCCGTCGTCGTAAAGTCGTTTTCCCGACTCCCGCTGGACCGACAACAAAGAAAACAGACAGATCAACTGGTGCTTCAATATTGAGCAGCAAGTTTGCTAGAGCCATCCGCAGCTTTTGATGGGGAACGGTAATGCTCTGGAAGTATGCCAATCGCTCAGTAGTTTTCTGCTCCAGAAGCTTTGAGGGGAAGGAACGGGAATCAATGCTTACCATAACTCCTTCTCCTTATATGACTGAATTGCATGAGATTCTTTTGGTGAGTCGATGTTTTCTAGTTGATGGGCAGTGACTAGGGGAGTACAAGTTGGTGGTGGCGCAATTCGATGGCTTGAACCATCATCATGAGGTAGAGCTTTATAGATATCTGAGACTGCCAGATCGTGTAATCTTTGCAGTTGCAATGTCTCCTGAGCCTCGGTGGATTCTAGATACACTGCAATTTCTTTTGTCCGCAAACTGACATGCTTGGCGTACTGTTGCTTTTGCCGCCGAAGTTCTAGGCTAGCGTAGCGCACTTCTTTCTCTGAACGTCCCTGCAAAGAAGCATAATGCTCAGAAATACACCTCACCCATTGGCCATTTACATAGGCATAAGCTATGCCCATATCAAATGGGTCATACCTCACGGGTACTTGGCTTCCCTCAACACTGGGTTGGCGGAATGAGTCATCAACTGACCAGTAGCGCAAACAGTTAATGGTAACCCCCTCACCCAGTTGCACTTTGGCTTTCCCCTTGGGCGTTGAAGGCAACGTAAAAATCCGAAAATTCTCATCATAGACAATGTGTCGTTGACTGCGGTTACCACTTTGAGCTATTCCACCTAAAAATGCTTCTCGTGGGCTCTGTCCCAACGCTGGATGTTCCTTTTGGTCGTAAACTTCGTAGCCATAACAGCAGAACTGTTCGTATAGCTCCGCTAATGTCCAGACTGCCAGACGCTTTGGATCGTTCGACTTAGTTATCTGTCGGACAAGTTTGCTCGCCTGCGTATTTCCCCTAAGGTTATAGAAAAACTCAGTGTTAGTCGTCCCAAACAAGCGTTCAATTAATGAGCCAAATCGTGGACTGGCTGGAGGACGTTGCTTTTTGGTGCATTCAAACGCAGCTAGGAGGGTTTCAAAGTAAATGCTGCCAAACTCAGCTCCGTTATCAACTACAAGGGTTTCGGGAAATTGCCCAAATCGTTGAACACAAAGGCGCAATACCATCATGCAGGAACGATAGGAGGGGCTATCAAAGCTCAAGTAAATTGCCAAAATCCTCCGAGAAAATGCATCCATCAGCACTGTTGCCCAAGGTCTGCCAAGGGATCGTCCAGTCCGAATGCAGACCAACTCAATATCTAATTCAGTATGGTCAATGTGGCAAATTTCAAATGGACGATCGCCATGACGAGGTGTTGTCAACTTTAGCTCATGGTAAACCTCTGTCTGGGGATAAGCCGCACGTTTGCCTTGTCGTCGTCGCGTTTGCTCATATCCTGCCCGTTGTTGAATCCGAAGACAGAAAGTTCTGTAACAGGGGCATGGATGAGCCAATTCGGTCTTCTCCCATTCTCTAAGAAGAATGCCGTAGACTGCTAGTTTCCCCTGCTGCTTCAGCGTCTCATAGTACCGCTCAATGATATGGTCAATAAATTCCCAACTCTCAGGCGGCAAGCGAGATTTGCGATTACCTTTGGCTGATTGGTGAGGTAGCAATCCGATATACCCCCAGCCATAGGTTTCTTGAGCGGTACGAAACTTTGCTTTCCAATAACGAATGGTGCGTTCAGGAACACTACTACCACTGCTAGATTGACCCTGTAAGTAAGGCTCTATTATTCTGTAATGCTTGTTGGCAATCTCCAAATCCCTAGGACTTGCTTGACGGATCTGTTCCCAGCAAACTGTGTCCTTGGTAGATGATTCAAGGGATGTCAAACCAGTGATACTTCCTTGGTGCACCAGACGGCTGAATTCGTCGTAATTCAACTGGATTAGCCCACTCTCACCTCGTAGTACAATCTGAGTTGTCCCCCTTTGTAAGATCGTCAAGATCTTGCCATCCCAACTCAAATCCTTGCCCACCGCGATATTTAAAATCTGAAGATTGCGGGTTGTTGTTGTGCTATGGCATGGCTTGACCACAGCATAAGCTTCTGCAATATGTGAGTCTTGAAATAAATGTACATGGTCTGGTTCTGCTAGTAGCTCATGTTCCAGATCTACATACAGTTGACGGGTTGCAATCAACGTGTGGATATCATCCACACTGCCGTCCCTAGCCACTTGAATTAATTCGGTAAGGGTTATTCCTGGGGTATTAGCGACTGCTACCTGAAGGGCTGTAATGATTTCCTCAGCCACAATATAGCCCTGGTTCAAATAGCTTCTCAAAAACTGGCGATTCCGATGAAGAGTCCAATTGATCTCACGGTCAGTTCGTAACCGATAGTAAACTCCTAAGGCCTCAACACTTTTGTCTGCTGGGGGGCTGTACCAATCTCCACTTGCACTCTGGCAGTAACGATGGGGTTGGCTTTGCGCCAATACCTTGAGTCGGGCTTCTGATTTCCACTCTTCAAATCCAGATGACGATTGTCTCATGACAAAGAAATCAGGCACGTGCGAACAGACAATCCGCCGACCACTTTTTGATTCATACGACAAAGTGAGTTTCAGGGGTTGGTCATAATATTCCAACACGTCGATACTTGACTCATATTCCTCAATAGCTGGCAATTCAACTTTGTGAGATTCAAACTGAATAGTTCTACCCATCTTCTGGCTGGGGTAACGACCACACACGTTATTGCCTCCCCCCCCTACTCGACGGATTGGTTCTGAGACTCGAATCTGCTGAACAATCTCGCAAGTTTTGGGTGAGAGTCCCAACTGATTGCACCATTCTTTGAATTGCTGGTTCCTTAACATTGGAACACCTGCTATAGAATGCTAGAACTACTGGTTCTGCTTAAGACCTGCAGGTATAGGAGTTTCAGTAGAAAAGCCTATGCTTGACTCTGCAATGCCTAGAGTAAAGATATCGCGACTTTCGGCAAGTTTATGCTTACAAAAATCGATTTTCGGCAAGTTTATCATGTCAACGATGGAACTCACTCTTATAACAAACAAACGTAATAATCATGCTTTTAGCTATTATGGCGGCAAGTTTATGGTATTAATAGCGGCAAGTTTATGGTCATATTCACAATCGTTTACCAAGTTTTACCAATGCCTAGCAATCTAATTGAGGCTTACAAGCAAGGTATGCAGGTTTACAGTCAATGTCATCCACAATCTGTGCGATCGCTTTGGGATGCGTTTTGTTCTGAATTGAGCGAGTTTCGCGCAGAGCCTTCGCAAGAGGAGGCTTGGGATGTTTTACATTCTTTTGGTCGTCTAACTTGGAAGTTAACTGGTATTCCTCTGTTTTGGTTGGCTAAACCAACGGTGGAGAAACATGGTCACAGATTTGCTAAGTCTGGCTGTATCCGCAGTTCGCGTAATTGTTTGGGTAATTGCTGCCAAAAGAATTCCGATGACTAAAGGTATTCCCGAAAAGTGTAAAAAGTGTGCGATGCTTTCGGCGGCTCAGGCTCAAGAACTTCATGGAGATGATGGCAATCGCTGTTGGAGTCCTAATGTTTGCTATAGTCGTCGCTCCTATGCTCGTCATCGCGATCGCCGTAATCTAATTCGTTCTCGCAAACGTAGTGATTCTGATACAAAATCTGATCGCAACCCTAAAGCATCTTCTCCAATCACTTCACAAAAGTCGAATCGCGATCGCACGACAATTCTAAAAACTCAGTAGCCCTAGTCATCGCCACATACAACAACCTTGCCTCGTCCACGATCGCATGAGACTGATGTCATTCTGGCGACGCAACTATGACGAAATTATTTAGAGATTGGATGAGAGAGGACATAGGCTAACGATCTAAAGGCGATCAAATCTTAGGAAAATTTTGCGGAAACATGGCACGAATAGTTTCTTCATCAAAGTTAGCTTTGAACTCAATGTCTTTGCCGATCGCTCTGGCTCTCTCAACAGCAGGACGGGCATTGACTGTCTCAAACCAGCGCTTTAAATGGGGAAACTCATCTAGGGCATTTTCTCCTAATACGCGAGGATAGCGATCTATCCATCCCCAAGCAGCTATATCTACGATTGTATAGCTATCTCCCAAAATAAATTGGCGATCGCTGAGGCGATCGTTAAGAATGCCATAGTGTCT belongs to Pseudanabaena sp. BC1403 and includes:
- a CDS encoding TniQ family protein; the encoded protein is MKVNSYSIDTFWNLEKPLIPRRSQLFPLQPIGISTLHVESLTGYIARLAQYHGLTTKELLLCEVFPLMYYRGFQINSQTIERLFGSCGSLTQENEIRGELAQRLVQALKDLTGRQDLCQLSLLRWASEIFAFSLLQPYQSWCPICYQDWRNNDLIIYTPLLWLLVDNDVCLRHPHQKLLAKCPNCQLRFLALTEQSCPGYCSNCHQWLGHAQSEIICENACNEWQAIFDDSVDHGLHWQYWWLDDIEQLVANTPSSFLPPKHIPSIDPNQFPLVVHQVNFARFYGWV
- a CDS encoding ATP-binding protein, which encodes MVSIDSRSFPSKLLEQKTTERLAYFQSITVPHQKLRMALANLLLNIEAPVDLSVFFVVGPAGVGKTTLRRRTEKLLLESALPTMLNVPNQLQVAAIEAVPAEKGVFSYKDYYLRALDALSPFQSQTDYIDVQAKSASYYYPGFQGKHPETLRRILEQSMKRHRLKAFMIDEAQHLVMVAGGKQMLHQMDWLKSIANLTETIHVLFGTYDLLNCCTLSGQVSRRSADIHLARYFSEQSEDVEEFRRVIQTFQEHLPLLEEPNLMQHQDYLLDYSIGCVGILNAWLTKALRMALAEGAKTILLNHLQQNEYSLARRKQIQQEAESGEKRWQKQTSPERAIKSELVDISNQHRSSASPRPGQRQAKRDPIGVTSHES
- a CDS encoding DDE-type integrase/transposase/recombinase, with protein sequence MLRNQQFKEWCNQLGLSPKTCEIVQQIRVSEPIRRVGGGGNNVCGRYPSQKMGRTIQFESHKVELPAIEEYESSIDVLEYYDQPLKLTLSYESKSGRRIVCSHVPDFFVMRQSSSGFEEWKSEARLKVLAQSQPHRYCQSASGDWYSPPADKSVEALGVYYRLRTDREINWTLHRNRQFLRSYLNQGYIVAEEIITALQVAVANTPGITLTELIQVARDGSVDDIHTLIATRQLYVDLEHELLAEPDHVHLFQDSHIAEAYAVVKPCHSTTTTRNLQILNIAVGKDLSWDGKILTILQRGTTQIVLRGESGLIQLNYDEFSRLVHQGSITGLTSLESSTKDTVCWEQIRQASPRDLEIANKHYRIIEPYLQGQSSSGSSVPERTIRYWKAKFRTAQETYGWGYIGLLPHQSAKGNRKSRLPPESWEFIDHIIERYYETLKQQGKLAVYGILLREWEKTELAHPCPCYRTFCLRIQQRAGYEQTRRRQGKRAAYPQTEVYHELKLTTPRHGDRPFEICHIDHTELDIELVCIRTGRSLGRPWATVLMDAFSRRILAIYLSFDSPSYRSCMMVLRLCVQRFGQFPETLVVDNGAEFGSIYFETLLAAFECTKKQRPPASPRFGSLIERLFGTTNTEFFYNLRGNTQASKLVRQITKSNDPKRLAVWTLAELYEQFCCYGYEVYDQKEHPALGQSPREAFLGGIAQSGNRSQRHIVYDENFRIFTLPSTPKGKAKVQLGEGVTINCLRYWSVDDSFRQPSVEGSQVPVRYDPFDMGIAYAYVNGQWVRCISEHYASLQGRSEKEVRYASLELRRQKQQYAKHVSLRTKEIAVYLESTEAQETLQLQRLHDLAVSDIYKALPHDDGSSHRIAPPPTCTPLVTAHQLENIDSPKESHAIQSYKEKELW